The Nitratidesulfovibrio sp. SRB-5 genome includes a window with the following:
- a CDS encoding type I secretion system permease/ATPase — MRGLDPADVDYTPPLIECMAFLFRLHGKPVSTRFLIAGLPMSDGPVQPSACIRAARTAGMASSVVYRPTLDRISSLTLPCILLLRQEKACVLLGLNGDKAEVLFPETGMEPRTVPVDELTKEYTGYAMFARLEGKLDRRASEIKLLKAKRWFWDTLLHFLPIYKHVLFASVVVNLLTIVSPLFFMNVYDRVVPNSATETLWVLAIGIGIAYVFDFLLRNLRSYFVDVAGRNADIVLASRLMNQLMTLRLDAKPDSTGSLANNLREFESLREFFGSTTLLALVDLPFLVLFVLIVCFIGGPIGVVPMLAVPIVVGIGMLLQLPFQRVAEAGFKEGMQKNALLVEIINGLETVKSSLAEGRMQHAWEKVVGMSASSNAHSKGLANISVTMSILFTQLVSVTVIIWGVYRISDGLLTMGGLIACNMLASRAMAPLSQVAAMLARLQQSRMALKSLDMLMNLPTERPDDRPYVDFGPLEHSMVFESVSFAYPGSERLALENVNATIRPGERVGIIGRMGSGKSTLGRLAIGLYQPRDGAVRFGGVDIRQMDMADLRSRVGYLAQDNYLFYGSVRDNIAIGVPNADDRMILRAATIAGVVDFVRGHPAGFGMPVGERGMALSGGQRQAVALARSLLHDPDVLILDEPSSNMDNSSEMALKRRLAEILDKKTLILVTHRVSMLDLVDRLIVLDHGRVVADGPKQAVLAALRGDQVRASGPARFSGAPAPAPRPARPPQQG, encoded by the coding sequence ATGCGCGGGCTGGACCCGGCGGACGTGGACTACACCCCGCCGCTCATCGAATGCATGGCCTTCCTGTTCCGCCTGCACGGCAAGCCCGTGTCCACGCGGTTTCTCATCGCCGGTCTGCCCATGTCCGACGGGCCGGTGCAGCCTTCGGCCTGCATCCGCGCCGCGCGCACGGCGGGCATGGCCTCCAGCGTGGTGTACCGCCCCACGCTGGACCGCATCTCGTCCCTGACCCTGCCGTGCATCCTGCTGCTGCGGCAGGAAAAGGCCTGCGTGCTGCTGGGCCTGAACGGCGACAAGGCCGAGGTGCTGTTTCCCGAAACGGGCATGGAGCCGCGCACAGTGCCCGTGGACGAGCTGACCAAGGAATACACCGGCTATGCCATGTTCGCCCGGCTGGAAGGCAAGCTGGACCGCCGGGCCAGCGAGATAAAGCTGCTGAAGGCCAAGCGCTGGTTCTGGGATACGCTGCTGCACTTCCTGCCCATCTACAAGCACGTGCTGTTCGCCAGTGTGGTGGTGAACCTGCTGACCATCGTCAGCCCGCTGTTCTTCATGAACGTGTACGACCGCGTGGTGCCCAACAGCGCCACGGAAACGCTGTGGGTGCTGGCCATCGGCATCGGCATCGCCTACGTGTTCGACTTTCTGCTGCGCAACCTGCGCAGCTACTTCGTGGACGTGGCGGGCCGCAACGCCGACATCGTGCTGGCCAGCCGCCTGATGAACCAGTTGATGACCCTGCGCCTGGACGCCAAGCCCGACTCCACGGGGTCGCTGGCCAACAACCTGCGCGAGTTCGAGTCGCTGCGCGAGTTCTTCGGCTCCACCACGCTGCTGGCGCTGGTGGACCTGCCCTTCCTGGTGCTGTTCGTGCTCATCGTGTGCTTCATCGGCGGGCCCATCGGCGTGGTGCCCATGCTGGCGGTGCCCATCGTGGTGGGCATAGGCATGCTGCTCCAGTTGCCGTTCCAGCGGGTGGCCGAGGCGGGCTTCAAGGAAGGCATGCAGAAGAACGCCCTGCTGGTGGAGATCATCAACGGGCTGGAAACCGTGAAGTCGTCGCTGGCCGAAGGCCGCATGCAGCACGCCTGGGAAAAGGTGGTGGGCATGAGCGCCTCGTCCAACGCCCACTCCAAGGGGCTGGCCAACATCTCGGTAACCATGTCCATCCTGTTCACCCAGCTGGTCAGCGTGACGGTGATCATCTGGGGCGTGTACCGCATTTCCGACGGCCTGCTGACCATGGGCGGGCTGATCGCCTGCAACATGCTGGCCTCGCGCGCCATGGCCCCGCTGAGCCAGGTGGCGGCCATGCTGGCGCGGTTGCAGCAGTCGCGCATGGCCCTGAAGTCGCTGGACATGCTCATGAACCTGCCCACCGAGCGGCCCGATGACCGCCCGTACGTCGATTTCGGCCCGCTGGAACACTCCATGGTTTTCGAAAGCGTGTCCTTCGCCTACCCCGGCTCGGAACGGCTGGCGCTGGAAAACGTCAACGCCACCATCCGTCCCGGCGAGCGGGTGGGCATCATCGGACGCATGGGGTCGGGCAAATCCACCCTGGGGCGTCTGGCCATCGGGCTGTACCAGCCGCGCGACGGCGCCGTGCGCTTCGGCGGGGTGGACATCCGCCAGATGGACATGGCCGACCTGCGCTCGCGCGTGGGGTACCTTGCCCAGGACAACTACCTGTTCTACGGATCGGTGCGCGACAACATCGCCATCGGCGTGCCCAACGCCGACGACAGGATGATCCTGCGCGCCGCCACCATCGCCGGGGTGGTCGATTTCGTGCGGGGGCACCCGGCGGGCTTCGGCATGCCGGTGGGCGAGCGGGGCATGGCCCTTTCGGGCGGGCAGCGCCAGGCCGTGGCCCTGGCCCGTTCGCTGCTGCACGACCCCGACGTGCTGATACTGGACGAACCGTCCAGCAACATGGACAATTCGTCGGAAATGGCGCTGAAGCGGCGCCTTGCGGAAATACTGGACAAGAAGACGCTGATCCTGGTCACCCACCGGGTGAGCATGCTGGACCTGGTGGACCGGCTGATAGTGCTCGACCATGGCCGGGTGGTGGCCGACGGCCCCAAGCAGGCCGTCCTTGCCGCGCTGCGCGGCGATCAGGTGCGCGCGTCGGGGCCCGCGCGCTTTTCGGGCGCGCCCGCCCCGGCACCCAGACCAGCGCGCCCACCGCAACAGGGCTGA
- a CDS encoding HlyD family type I secretion periplasmic adaptor subunit, with protein sequence MEHDKTTTDGPGSVTTSGIPSGARTGAPLSVPSGTPGGMPEGALPGTGAPAGATLGQRLAEAGRTSALGNGGAHGVRRDDLEFMSEVDAALHRKGHPLAFLLSASLGVFLLVFIVWAAFASLDEVTRGQAQVIPSQRIQEIQNLEGGIISEIFVREGQIVEKGTVLVRLDNESAASFFRDAVSKSYEHMAAIARLEGELAGKDPVYPPEVVQKAPQVVADQTSIHNARKRQLELELSVLESQLSQKRQEVDEMVGRQGQLGASLRVAQEQRDIARPLVEKQIYSKVDYLSLEQRVIQLRGDISSLAVNIPKARSAVHEVEQRLSHRKAEVRSQAVEEINKRRVELNSLRETLSAGEDRVTRTDLRAPVRGTVKRIIINTQGGVVKPGESILELVPLDDTLLVEARIRPADIAFLHPGQKAIVKVTAYDFSIYGGLEAGLEQISADTIEDRKGEFYYLVKLRTKKNAITYRGENLPIMPGMTATVDILTGKKTVLDYLLKPILKAQQNALRER encoded by the coding sequence ATGGAACACGACAAGACCACAACGGACGGGCCGGGGTCCGTGACCACTTCCGGCATTCCTTCCGGCGCACGGACCGGCGCGCCGCTTTCCGTGCCTTCGGGTACGCCCGGGGGCATGCCCGAAGGCGCGTTGCCCGGCACGGGCGCGCCCGCGGGAGCGACGCTTGGCCAGCGCCTGGCCGAGGCCGGTCGCACCAGCGCGCTGGGCAATGGCGGGGCGCACGGCGTGCGCCGTGATGACCTGGAGTTCATGAGCGAGGTGGACGCGGCCCTGCACCGCAAGGGGCATCCGCTGGCCTTCCTGCTGTCCGCCTCGCTGGGGGTGTTCCTGCTGGTGTTCATCGTCTGGGCGGCGTTTGCCTCGCTGGACGAGGTGACGCGCGGCCAGGCCCAGGTCATCCCTTCGCAGCGCATCCAGGAGATCCAGAACCTGGAAGGCGGCATCATCAGCGAAATATTCGTGCGCGAAGGGCAGATCGTGGAAAAGGGCACCGTGTTGGTGCGCCTGGACAACGAATCGGCGGCCAGCTTCTTCCGCGACGCGGTGTCCAAGTCGTACGAGCATATGGCCGCCATCGCCCGTCTGGAGGGGGAACTGGCGGGCAAGGATCCGGTGTACCCGCCCGAAGTGGTGCAGAAGGCCCCGCAGGTGGTGGCCGACCAGACATCCATCCACAACGCCCGCAAGCGCCAGTTGGAACTGGAACTGAGCGTGCTGGAAAGCCAGCTTTCGCAAAAGCGCCAGGAAGTGGACGAAATGGTGGGGAGGCAGGGCCAACTGGGCGCCAGCCTGCGCGTGGCGCAGGAACAGCGCGACATCGCCCGGCCCCTGGTGGAAAAGCAGATTTACTCCAAGGTGGACTACCTGAGCCTTGAGCAGCGCGTCATCCAGCTGCGCGGCGACATCAGTTCGCTGGCCGTGAACATCCCCAAGGCGCGCAGCGCCGTGCATGAAGTGGAGCAGCGGTTGTCGCACCGCAAGGCCGAGGTGCGCTCGCAGGCGGTGGAAGAAATCAACAAGCGCCGCGTGGAACTGAATTCGCTGCGCGAAACCCTGTCCGCCGGCGAAGACCGGGTGACCCGTACAGACCTGCGCGCCCCGGTGCGCGGCACGGTGAAGCGGATCATCATCAATACCCAGGGCGGGGTGGTCAAGCCGGGCGAATCCATCCTTGAACTGGTGCCGCTGGACGACACGCTGCTGGTGGAGGCGCGCATCCGCCCGGCGGACATCGCCTTCCTGCATCCGGGCCAGAAGGCCATCGTCAAGGTCACCGCCTACGACTTCTCCATCTACGGCGGCCTGGAGGCGGGGCTGGAGCAGATCAGCGCGGACACCATAGAGGACCGCAAGGGCGAGTTCTACTATCTGGTCAAGCTGCGCACCAAGAAGAACGCCATCACCTATCGCGGCGAAAACCTGCCCATCATGCCGGGCATGACCGCCACGGTGGACATTCTTACCGGCAAGAAGACGGTGCTTGACTATCTGCTGAAGCCCATCCTGAAGGCGCAGCAGAATGCCCTGCGGGAGCGTTGA
- a CDS encoding Cache 3/Cache 2 fusion domain-containing protein, translating to MRLDTLRITTKMYSGVIGVVLCTIVFLSGLVAWRTQGTLNRMGRDNLAGFMDAMCDVAAMQDRIGGEALHNSLEALVSGLLGQGELNLGASGADTHQVTDQTTGATSTVSVPDFELSSDGMPQPFSPNALVERHKHTVGSDATLFVLLPGKLLRVATTITDAQGKRAIHTYIPDSSPVYKAIAAGNDYTGRAMVMGKAFRTHYRPIKDAYGKVVGALFVGEPLLTEAFRTMFGQAQVGGRGYTFIFAPDGTRVLHPTRTGTNIQQDVYGKQMLETRSGFLEWEYQGHKVGYVRYFEPWDMYLAVAMTRDEMLQGADTDMLRWTAGGGVAALALAVLFVWLLVRELMKPMGQLAAYARTVAAGDFSATMRYGARDAVGDTIGAVNAMVAEMKNKLGFTQGVLNGMTMPFAISSPDEKVLFTNDALVRLLERPGTPKDWEGRQLDRFVYGREVDDMATRRCLKSGSAECNLSVDLTTETGKTVHAQVDVAPLYDLDGTLIGAFTIYADVTDLRAQQARTEAQHAAITRVAEQADAIARQVATAADELANQVQDANGGADRQRARASETATAMEQMNASMLEVAHNASQAAANAEGARAKADEGEHLVADVVQAITGVRALAMDLRTNMEGLGRQAEDIGRVMQVIEDIADQTNLLALNAAIEAARAGDAGRGFAVVADEVRKLAEKTMGATREVGQAIASIQSGARDNVQATAAAVDAVVHSTELTEKSGGALKEIVTMVDQTADQVRSIATASEQQSAASEQISRSTEEVNMIAQDTAQIMSRSATAVHDLAGLAGDLRRLTAEMRA from the coding sequence ATGCGGCTAGACACACTCAGGATCACCACCAAGATGTACTCCGGGGTCATCGGCGTGGTGCTGTGCACCATTGTGTTCCTGTCCGGCCTGGTGGCCTGGCGCACCCAGGGTACGTTGAACAGGATGGGGCGCGACAACCTTGCCGGGTTCATGGACGCCATGTGCGACGTGGCGGCCATGCAGGATCGCATTGGCGGCGAAGCGCTGCACAACAGCCTGGAAGCGCTGGTCAGCGGGCTGCTGGGCCAGGGCGAACTGAACCTCGGCGCGTCCGGCGCCGACACGCATCAGGTGACGGACCAGACCACCGGGGCCACATCCACCGTATCCGTGCCGGATTTCGAACTGAGCAGCGACGGCATGCCCCAGCCCTTCTCGCCCAACGCGCTGGTGGAACGACACAAGCACACGGTGGGTTCCGACGCCACCCTGTTCGTGCTGCTGCCCGGCAAGCTGCTGCGCGTGGCCACCACCATCACCGACGCCCAGGGCAAGCGCGCCATCCACACCTACATCCCCGACTCCAGCCCCGTATACAAGGCCATTGCCGCGGGCAACGACTACACGGGCCGGGCCATGGTCATGGGCAAGGCCTTCCGCACCCATTACCGCCCGATAAAGGACGCCTACGGCAAGGTCGTCGGCGCGCTGTTCGTGGGCGAGCCGCTGCTTACCGAAGCCTTCCGCACCATGTTCGGCCAGGCCCAGGTGGGAGGGCGCGGCTACACCTTCATCTTCGCGCCCGACGGCACCCGCGTGCTGCACCCCACCCGCACCGGCACCAACATCCAGCAGGACGTCTACGGCAAGCAGATGCTGGAAACCCGCAGCGGATTCCTAGAATGGGAGTATCAGGGCCACAAGGTGGGCTACGTGCGCTATTTCGAGCCGTGGGACATGTACCTGGCCGTGGCCATGACCCGCGACGAGATGTTGCAGGGCGCGGACACCGACATGCTGCGCTGGACGGCGGGCGGCGGCGTGGCCGCACTGGCGCTGGCGGTGCTGTTCGTGTGGCTGCTGGTGCGCGAACTGATGAAGCCCATGGGGCAGTTGGCCGCCTATGCCCGCACCGTGGCAGCGGGCGATTTTTCCGCCACCATGCGCTACGGGGCGCGCGACGCCGTGGGCGACACCATTGGCGCCGTCAACGCCATGGTGGCCGAGATGAAGAACAAGCTCGGCTTCACCCAGGGCGTGCTGAACGGCATGACCATGCCCTTTGCCATCAGCTCGCCCGACGAGAAGGTGCTGTTCACCAACGACGCGCTGGTGCGCCTGCTCGAGCGCCCCGGCACCCCGAAGGACTGGGAGGGCAGGCAGCTGGACCGCTTCGTGTATGGCCGCGAAGTGGACGACATGGCCACCCGCCGCTGCCTGAAGAGCGGCAGCGCCGAGTGCAACCTGAGCGTGGACCTGACCACGGAGACCGGCAAGACCGTGCACGCCCAGGTGGACGTGGCCCCGCTGTACGACCTTGACGGCACCCTCATCGGGGCCTTCACCATCTATGCCGACGTCACCGACCTGCGCGCCCAGCAGGCCCGCACAGAGGCCCAGCACGCCGCCATCACCCGCGTGGCCGAACAGGCCGACGCCATCGCCCGTCAGGTGGCCACCGCGGCGGACGAACTGGCCAATCAGGTGCAGGACGCCAACGGCGGCGCCGACAGGCAGCGCGCCCGCGCCTCCGAGACGGCCACGGCCATGGAACAGATGAACGCCAGCATGCTGGAGGTGGCCCACAACGCCTCGCAGGCGGCGGCCAACGCCGAGGGCGCGCGGGCCAAGGCCGACGAGGGCGAACACCTGGTGGCCGACGTGGTACAGGCCATCACCGGCGTGCGCGCCCTGGCCATGGACCTGCGCACCAACATGGAAGGGCTGGGCCGCCAGGCCGAGGACATTGGCCGGGTAATGCAGGTCATTGAGGACATCGCCGACCAGACCAACCTGCTGGCGCTGAACGCGGCCATCGAGGCGGCCCGCGCCGGTGACGCCGGGCGCGGATTCGCCGTGGTGGCCGACGAGGTGCGCAAGCTGGCCGAAAAGACCATGGGCGCCACCCGCGAGGTGGGGCAGGCCATCGCCTCCATCCAGTCCGGCGCACGCGACAACGTGCAGGCCACGGCGGCAGCCGTGGACGCGGTGGTGCACTCCACCGAACTCACCGAAAAGTCCGGCGGCGCGTTGAAGGAAATAGTGACCATGGTGGACCAGACCGCCGACCAGGTACGCTCCATCGCCACGGCCAGCGAGCAGCAGTCCGCCGCCAGCGAGCAGATCAGCCGGTCCACCGAAGAGGTGAACATGATCGCGCAGGACACCGCGCAGATCATGTCCCGCTCGGCCACGGCGGTGCACGACCTGGCCGGACTGGCGGGCGACCTGCGCCGCCTGACCGCCGAGATGCGCGCCTGA
- a CDS encoding transglutaminase-like cysteine peptidase, producing the protein MPRVPDASATPGEARPAPKMDGVRAADGKGTPPVAADTATGGTKKADAETVGLPDAPLVAQAEQAGQSGQAGQSGQAGQAKPAGQAAQPRQPGQSGQSAEAEQAAEPRQGASSASRGIRLFNTIEFRGPLKNLPKWDRVLNVDRKTPGLIPERALGGRNALWGDLRSEWRNLPTMDKLRNVNSLFNQWPYRLDSEVWGVVDYWAAPIEFLRKSGDCEDYAITKYFALKQLGVPVSDMRIVILLDSIRRLAHAILVVYTGGDAYVLDNLSNVVLSHQRYGHYVPQYSINEEFRWAHIPIKGGPGTRRMQ; encoded by the coding sequence ATGCCCCGCGTGCCCGATGCCTCGGCCACACCCGGGGAGGCCCGGCCCGCCCCGAAGATGGACGGCGTCAGGGCCGCCGACGGAAAGGGAACGCCCCCCGTGGCTGCGGACACCGCCACGGGGGGCACGAAAAAGGCAGACGCGGAGACGGTGGGCCTGCCCGATGCGCCCCTTGTGGCCCAGGCGGAACAGGCCGGACAGTCAGGACAGGCCGGACAGTCAGGACAGGCAGGACAGGCGAAACCGGCAGGTCAGGCCGCGCAGCCAAGGCAGCCGGGCCAGTCTGGGCAGTCGGCAGAAGCCGAGCAGGCAGCCGAACCCCGGCAGGGCGCCTCGTCGGCCTCGCGCGGCATCCGGTTGTTCAACACCATAGAGTTTCGCGGGCCGCTGAAAAACCTGCCCAAGTGGGACAGGGTACTGAACGTGGACCGCAAGACGCCGGGGCTGATTCCGGAACGGGCGCTGGGCGGGCGCAATGCCCTGTGGGGCGATCTGCGGTCCGAATGGCGCAACCTGCCCACCATGGACAAGCTGCGCAACGTGAATTCCCTGTTCAACCAGTGGCCCTACCGGCTGGACAGTGAAGTGTGGGGCGTGGTGGACTACTGGGCGGCGCCCATCGAGTTCCTGCGCAAGTCGGGTGATTGTGAAGACTACGCCATAACAAAGTATTTCGCCCTGAAGCAGCTTGGCGTGCCTGTTTCGGACATGCGCATCGTCATCCTGCTGGACTCCATTCGCCGGTTGGCCCATGCCATACTGGTGGTATACACGGGGGGCGACGCCTACGTGCTGGACAACCTGTCCAACGTGGTGTTGTCGCACCAGCGTTACGGGCACTATGTGCCGCAGTATTCGATCAACGAAGAATTCCGCTGGGCGCACATCCCCATCAAGGGCGGCCCAGGCACCCGAAGAATGCAATAG
- a CDS encoding RNA methyltransferase, whose protein sequence is MLHNLTVVLVKTRFPENVGMVARACANMGARDIVLVDPERWSEANGDPAKAAPLATPKGQDILSGVRVVATLAEAVADCAVVFGTTARTGGWRRELLSPERAAAEACPVLAGGDRVAVVFGPEDRGLTNDEIEHCHRLLTIPTAPEASSLNLAQAVLVVLYECLKGTAAHPFRPGPAPDSRLANHAELELLHDTLRDTLLAIDYLRADNPDYFMMPVRRFLGRTRLRRHEFDLVMGVCRQVKRMAALAHAAPATENTPPDDTGNAS, encoded by the coding sequence ATGCTGCACAACCTGACGGTGGTACTGGTAAAGACCCGGTTTCCGGAAAACGTGGGCATGGTGGCCCGGGCGTGCGCCAACATGGGCGCGCGCGACATCGTGCTGGTGGACCCGGAACGCTGGAGCGAGGCGAACGGCGACCCGGCCAAGGCGGCGCCGCTGGCCACGCCCAAAGGGCAGGACATCCTGTCCGGGGTGCGCGTGGTGGCCACGCTGGCCGAGGCAGTGGCCGACTGCGCTGTGGTGTTCGGCACCACGGCGCGTACCGGCGGCTGGCGGCGCGAACTGCTTTCGCCCGAGCGCGCGGCGGCAGAGGCCTGCCCGGTGCTGGCCGGAGGCGATCGGGTGGCCGTGGTGTTCGGCCCGGAGGACCGGGGGCTGACCAATGACGAGATCGAGCACTGCCACCGTCTGCTGACCATCCCCACCGCGCCGGAAGCCTCGTCGCTTAATCTGGCCCAGGCCGTGCTGGTGGTGCTGTACGAATGCCTGAAGGGCACGGCGGCGCATCCCTTCCGCCCCGGCCCGGCACCGGATTCGCGCCTGGCCAACCACGCGGAGCTGGAACTCCTGCACGACACCCTGCGCGACACCCTGCTGGCCATCGACTACCTGCGCGCCGACAACCCGGACTACTTCATGATGCCGGTGCGCCGTTTCCTGGGGCGTACCCGACTGCGCCGCCACGAATTCGACCTGGTCATGGGCGTATGCCGCCAGGTGAAACGCATGGCCGCCCTGGCCCACGCTGCCCCCGCCACGGAAAACACTCCCCCGGACGACACCGGAAACGCAAGCTAG
- a CDS encoding DUF456 domain-containing protein — protein MDYILATLCIIVLFGMIGLNVFGLPGNWLAVGVLALWKLLAPAAPGMDTWFFATVIGAAAVGEVLEFGVQMLGGKRYGSTGRGNLGGILGAIAGAILGAPFLFGLGALPGALAGAWFGCYLAELSHGRPRDAARQAAWGAFVGKFLGLSLKFAAGAVVAVMGAGQVWPA, from the coding sequence ATGGACTACATTCTCGCCACCCTGTGCATCATCGTGCTGTTCGGCATGATCGGGCTCAACGTGTTCGGGCTGCCGGGCAACTGGCTGGCCGTGGGCGTGCTGGCGCTGTGGAAGCTGCTGGCCCCCGCCGCGCCGGGCATGGACACGTGGTTCTTTGCCACGGTCATCGGTGCCGCCGCCGTGGGCGAAGTGCTGGAATTCGGCGTGCAGATGCTGGGCGGCAAGCGGTACGGCTCCACCGGGCGGGGCAACCTGGGCGGCATTCTGGGGGCCATCGCCGGGGCCATTCTTGGCGCGCCCTTCCTGTTCGGGCTGGGGGCGCTGCCCGGCGCTCTGGCCGGGGCATGGTTCGGCTGCTACCTTGCGGAACTGAGCCATGGCCGCCCGCGCGACGCGGCCCGGCAGGCCGCGTGGGGCGCGTTCGTCGGCAAGTTTCTGGGCCTGTCGCTCAAGTTCGCCGCAGGGGCCGTGGTGGCGGTCATGGGCGCGGGGCAGGTCTGGCCCGCGTAG
- a CDS encoding HD domain-containing phosphohydrolase, protein MAENSASTGTPDRDRPAGRSRLLWFGIVVLGVTVAAATVGAYWNISDARHKLETDIAQRQAVLTLARVESVNLWLESMTEQGARLINADLFRLFASEVNQLEGDVGLLLNKPGQGPGQGPGQGPGQGPGQGPGQGPGQGADQGAGSARPGKNGGKPGADAGDDDISQLAAQLPLMRNLLREFVTYSDFVSGRIVNTRAQTYISTDATPVPLGEDQQGAIRAVLETGRMRFSHARSTQTGLVLDLFMPILPPQFEAATGARPVAVLMLSKIISGKVGEFLAASPLVEKGQVSRLVQRTPRGFEEIAPSAQEGLKNVPPPAFAETGDLPFMRRASVDGGTQVYSTGRKVPNLEWWTVEEIPADLALARLAERERTVVGLAVLCTLLLVVMLASLWWWLVGREQREIARDFKALFEVIDDQKQLLDGINSAMTHPVSLTDDQSVFQYVNRAFARAVGRSPEELLGMDMQAVFGFDTARRITAPDAQVLMGGDPATVNEVVYLQSRKRHFQIVKAPLFGPDGRQVRGVVSVFHDITDLVEAQERNRRVVQQTIDALVRAIEQTDPYLAGHSRLMGIAASLTARAMGLGERDVATVEAAANLSQVGKMFVPRDILNKPGKLTTQEKQEMERHVEYARDVLSSIEFDLPVLPAIIQMNERQDGKGYPEGLSGEQISAHARILAVTNAFCAMLRPRSYRPALPLEKVLDALESQTDSYDVSVVHALRDVLDTPAGERLLGQIGGAATGGGNGEA, encoded by the coding sequence ATGGCAGAGAACAGCGCATCGACAGGCACGCCGGACCGCGACAGACCCGCCGGTCGTTCGAGGCTTCTGTGGTTCGGCATCGTGGTGCTTGGGGTTACCGTGGCTGCCGCCACGGTGGGTGCCTACTGGAACATCTCCGACGCACGGCACAAGCTGGAGACGGACATCGCCCAGCGTCAGGCCGTGCTTACGCTGGCTCGCGTGGAGTCCGTGAACCTGTGGCTGGAATCCATGACCGAGCAGGGCGCGCGGCTGATCAATGCCGACCTGTTCCGGCTGTTCGCCTCGGAAGTGAACCAGCTGGAAGGCGACGTGGGCCTGCTGCTGAATAAACCAGGACAGGGGCCAGGACAGGGGCCAGGACAGGGGCCAGGACAGGGGCCAGGACAGGGGCCAGGACAGGGGCCGGGGCAGGGGGCTGACCAGGGCGCGGGCAGCGCCCGGCCCGGCAAGAACGGCGGCAAGCCGGGCGCCGATGCCGGAGACGACGACATCTCGCAGTTGGCCGCGCAACTGCCGCTGATGCGCAACCTGCTGCGCGAGTTCGTGACCTATTCCGACTTCGTGTCCGGGCGCATCGTGAATACCCGCGCCCAGACCTACATTTCCACGGACGCCACCCCCGTGCCGCTGGGCGAAGACCAGCAGGGCGCCATCCGCGCCGTGCTGGAAACGGGCAGGATGCGCTTCTCGCATGCCCGTTCCACCCAGACCGGGCTGGTGCTGGACCTGTTCATGCCCATCCTGCCGCCCCAGTTCGAGGCGGCCACCGGCGCGCGGCCCGTGGCGGTGCTGATGCTGTCCAAGATCATCTCCGGCAAGGTGGGCGAGTTTCTGGCCGCCTCGCCGCTGGTGGAGAAGGGGCAGGTGTCGCGCCTGGTGCAGCGCACCCCGCGCGGCTTCGAGGAAATCGCCCCCTCGGCCCAGGAAGGGTTGAAGAACGTGCCCCCGCCCGCCTTCGCCGAAACCGGCGACCTGCCGTTCATGCGGCGCGCCTCGGTGGATGGCGGCACGCAGGTGTACTCCACCGGGCGCAAGGTGCCTAACCTCGAATGGTGGACCGTGGAGGAAATTCCCGCCGATCTCGCCCTGGCCCGCCTGGCCGAGCGCGAGCGCACCGTGGTGGGGCTGGCCGTGCTGTGCACCCTGCTGCTGGTGGTCATGCTGGCCTCGCTGTGGTGGTGGCTGGTGGGCCGCGAGCAGCGCGAAATAGCCCGCGACTTCAAGGCCCTGTTCGAGGTCATCGACGATCAGAAGCAGCTTCTGGACGGCATCAACTCGGCCATGACGCACCCGGTTTCGCTCACCGACGACCAGAGCGTGTTCCAGTACGTCAACCGCGCCTTTGCCCGCGCCGTGGGCCGCAGCCCCGAAGAGTTGCTGGGTATGGACATGCAGGCGGTGTTCGGCTTCGACACCGCGCGGCGCATCACCGCCCCCGACGCCCAGGTGCTGATGGGCGGCGACCCGGCCACAGTGAACGAGGTGGTGTACCTGCAATCGCGCAAGCGGCACTTCCAGATCGTCAAGGCCCCGCTGTTCGGCCCCGACGGCAGGCAGGTGCGCGGTGTGGTTTCGGTGTTCCACGACATCACCGACCTGGTCGAGGCGCAGGAACGCAACCGCCGGGTGGTGCAGCAGACCATCGATGCGCTGGTGCGGGCCATCGAGCAGACCGACCCGTATTTGGCGGGCCATTCGCGGCTGATGGGCATTGCGGCCAGCCTGACCGCGCGGGCCATGGGCCTTGGCGAGCGAGACGTGGCCACTGTCGAGGCGGCGGCCAACCTTTCGCAGGTGGGCAAGATGTTCGTGCCGCGCGACATCCTGAACAAGCCCGGCAAGCTCACCACGCAGGAAAAGCAGGAGATGGAACGCCACGTGGAATACGCGCGCGACGTGCTGTCCTCCATCGAGTTCGACCTGCCGGTGCTGCCCGCCATCATCCAGATGAACGAACGGCAGGACGGCAAGGGTTACCCCGAGGGCCTTTCCGGCGAGCAGATATCCGCCCACGCACGCATCCTGGCCGTGACCAACGCCTTCTGCGCCATGCTGCGCCCGCGTTCGTACCGCCCGGCACTGCCGCTGGAGAAGGTGCTGGATGCGCTGGAAAGCCAGACCGACAGCTACGACGTAAGCGTGGTGCATGCCCTGCGCGACGTGCTGGACACCCCGGCGGGCGAGCGGCTGCTGGGCCAGATCGGCGGGGCGGCCACCGGTGGGGGCAACGGCGAAGCCTAG